Proteins co-encoded in one Salvia splendens isolate huo1 chromosome 4, SspV2, whole genome shotgun sequence genomic window:
- the LOC121801575 gene encoding origin of replication complex subunit 1A-like, with protein sequence MAETQQMKKFKTPSKGTPRAKHPISLDHHIAPQTPQSATPSAINLRRSHRLTAATPEHRPALSSFNTPKSAAKTRKICEDPPSILPTETSINPASPPPVESRKKRKFQEKSAEKRKDSRNVKCKRAADRKVKKKVYHKKVVYDGGEFSAGHDVYVKRRSDASSDDEDPEVEECRVCFKPAGRRVLIECDDCLNGFHLKCLKPPLKAVPDGDWVCCYCVARKNGEVMEFPEPQAGKKRARTAREKLLSSDLWAARIESLWKEVDGTYWFRARWYIIPEETAVGRQPHNLRRELYRTNDFADVEMESTIRHCFVMSPREFANAADGGDDVFLCEYEYEVQWHSFKRIAEIDSNENDGEKVVDNDADWNSCDESDSGSDFNSEEEAAYENEKRNRLSQSSSLRPVAANSRKGQIFGLQKIGAKKIPENLRSRKQTDLEKAKSTLLLATVPKSLTCRDREMNEITTFIKGAICDEQCLGRCLYVHGVPGTGKTMSVLAVMRNLKSEVDAGSIRPYCFVEINGLKLASPENIYSVIYEGLTGHRVGWKKALNLLNARFSDENKCRKDTRPCILLIDELDLLVTRNQAVLYNILDWPTRPNSKLIVIGIANTMDLPEKLLPRISSRMGIQRLCFGPYNFQQLQEIISSRLKGIDAFEKVAIEFASRKVAAVSGDARRALEICRRAAEVADYRAKKTALSSSDASGKVMAGMADVEAAIKEMFQAPHIQVIRSCSKLSKIFLAAMVYELYKTGIGETTFEKLAMVVSSFCANNGETFPGYDTLLKVGCKLGECRLLLCEPGTRHKLQKLQLNYPNDDVTFALKDSKDLPWLAKYI encoded by the exons ATGGCCGAGACTCAGCAAATGAAGAAATTCAAGACTCCATCTAAAGGAACCCCAAGAGCAAAGCATCCAATTTCTCTAGACCACCACATTGCGCCGCAAACCCCACAATCCGCCACACCCAGTGCAATCAATCTCCGCCGCTCCCACCGCCTCACCGCCGCCACTCCGGAGCATCGCCCCGCGCTGTCCAGCTTCAACACTCCTAAATCCGCTGCCAAAACTCGGAAAATCTGCGAGGATCCCCCCTCAATTTTACCGACCGAGACCTCAATCAACCCTGCGTCTCCGCCGCCCGTTGAATCTCGGAAAAAGAGGAAATTTCAGGAAAAATCGGCGGAGAAGAGAAAGGATTCGAGGAATGTCAAATGTAAACGTGCTGCTGATAGAAAAGTCAAGAAGAAGGTGTATCACAAGAAAGTGGTGTATGACGGCGGCGAGTTTTCGGCAGGGCACGACGTGTACGTGAAGAGGAGGTCGGATGCTAGCTCGGACGATGAAGATCCGGAGGTGGAGGAGTGCAGAGTGTGCTTTAAGCCGGCGGGGAGGCGGGTTTTGATCGAGTGTGATGATTGCTTGAATGGGTTTCATTTGAAGTGCTTGAAACCCCCACTCAAGGCAGTTCCTGATGGGGATTGGGTTTGTTGTTACTGCGTGGCGAGAAAAAATGGAGAAGTGATGGAATTTCCTGAGCCACAGGCCGGGAAGAAGAGGGCCAGGACTGCCCGGGAGAAGTTGCTTTCAAGTGATTTATGGGCTGCTCGTATAGAGAG TTTATGGAAGGAAGTTGATGGTACTTATTGGTTTCGAGCTCGGTGGTACATTATTCCGGAGGAGACTGCTGTGGGGAGACAGCCTCATAATTTGAGGAGGGAGCTCTATAGGACCAATGATTTTGCTGATGTTGAG aTGGAGTCAACCATTAGGCACTGCTTTGTAATGAGCCCAAGGGAGTTTGCTAATGCTGCCGATGGAGGAGATGATGTGTTTCTCtgtgaatatgaatatgaagtGCAGTGGCATAGCTTCAAGCGCATTGCAGAGATTGACAGTAATGAGAAT GATGGAGAAAAAGTTGTTGATAATGATGCTGATTGGAATTCTTGTGATGAGTCTGACTCTGGCTCTGACTttaactcagaagaagaagcagCGTATGAGAATGAAAAGAGAAACAGACTGTCTCAATCATCTTCACTCCGCCCAGTAGCAGCG AACTCGCGCAAGGGGCAAATTTTTGGGCTGCAAAAGATTGGGGCAAAGAAAATACCAGAAAATTTAAGAAGTCGTAAGCAGACTGATTTGGAAAAGGCTAAGTCTACGCTTCTGCTTGCAACAGTGCCCAAGTCTCTAACTTGTCGCGATAG GGAAATGAATGAGATAACCACATTTATCAAAGGTGCTATATGCGATGAGCAATGCCTGGGAAGATGCTTGTATGTTCATGGTGTCCCTGGAACTGGAAAG ACAATGAGTGTGCTTGCTGTGATGAGGAATCTGAAGTCTGAGGTTGATGCGGGAAGCATCAGGCCTTACTGCTTTGTAGAGATTAATGGTCTTAAATTGGCTTCACCAGAAAATATATACAGT GTAATCTATGAGGGACTAACCGGGCATAGAGTTGGTTGGAAAAAGGCACTCAATTTGCTGAATGCTCGATTTTCTGATGAAAATAAGTGCAGGAAAGATACGAGGCCTTGCATTCTTCTCATCGACGAACTTGATCTTCTAGTAACCCGGAATCAAGCT GTTCTATACAATATTCTTGATTGGCCTACCAGGCCAAATTCAAAACTGATTGTGATAG ggATAGCAAACACTATGGATCTTCCAGAGAAGTTGCTGCCTCGCATTTCTAGTCGTATGGGAATACAGAGGCTTTGCTTTGGTCCATATAACTTTCAGCAACTTCAAGAAATAATTTCCAGTCGCTTAAAAGGAATTGATGCTTTTGAAAAAGTTGCAATTGAATTTGCGTCAAGGAAG GTGGCTGCTGTATCTGGAGATGCTCGTCGTGCACTAGAGATATGTAGGCGAGCTGCAGAGGTTGCAGATTATCGTGCTAAAAAAACTGCACTTTCTAGCTCTGACGCTTCAG GGAAAGTTATGGCTGGTATGGCTGATGTTGAAGCAGCTATTAAGGAGATGTTCCAGGCTCCTCATATTCAG GTGATAAGAAGTTGTTCTAAACTAAGCAAAATCTTCTTGGCTGCTATGGTATACGAACTGTATAAAACAGGAATTGGAGAAACAACCTTTGAAAAG TTAGCAATGGTGGTCTCTAGCTTCTGTGCTAACAATGGAGAAACATTTCCAGGATATGATACACTCCTGAAAGTCGG ATGTAAACTCGGGGAGTGCAGACTATTATTATGCGAGCCTGGGACACGGCACAAACTGCAGAAATTGCAACTGAACTATCCTAA TGATGATGTTACATTTGCACTGAAAGACAGCAAGGACCTACCTTGGTTGGCAAAGTATATCTGA